The following are encoded together in the Bos javanicus breed banteng chromosome 4, ARS-OSU_banteng_1.0, whole genome shotgun sequence genome:
- the LOC133246246 gene encoding EP300-interacting inhibitor of differentiation 1-like, with protein sequence MSEMNELSELYEENTDLQMDVIPGESDLPHMEVGGGSRELSPNPSRAGAPPQLEEEGPMEEEAAQPMAEPQGPRGLASRPSPGEQPGQVVGPDFENEDEGEEFDDWEDDYDYPEEEPLSGAGYRVSAALEEANKMFLRTSRAREAALDGGFQMHYEKTPFDQLAFIEELFSLMIVNRLTEELGCDEIIDRE encoded by the coding sequence ATGTCTGAAATGAACGAGCTGTCCGAGCTCTATGAGGAGAACACCGATCTGCAAATGGATGTGATTCCTGGTGAGAGTGACCTTCCGCATATGGAGGTAGGCGGCGGGAGCCGGGAGCTATCCCCGAACCCCTCCCGCGCCGGGGCCCCGCCACAACTGGAGGAGGAAGGCCCAATGGAGGAGGAGGCGGCCCAGCCAATGGCGGAGCCACAGGGGCCCCGAGGCCTCGCTAGCCGGCCCAGCCCTGGGGAGCAGCCAGGCCAGGTCGTGGGCCCTGATTTCGAGAACGAGGACGAGGGCGAGGAATTCGATGACTGGGAGGACGACTATGACTATCCGGAAGAGGAGCCGCTCAGTGGTGCGGGCTACAGAGTATCAGCGGCCCTTGAAGAAGCCAACAAGATGTTTCTGAGAACCTCCAGAGCCAGAGAAGCAGCTCTGGATGGCGGGTTTCAGATGCATTATGAGAAGACCCCGTTTGATCAATTGGCTTTTATCGAAGAGCTTTTTTCACTTATGATTGTCAATCGTCTGACGGAAGAACTCGGCTGTGATGAGATCATTGACAGAGAGTAG